The Deltaproteobacteria bacterium genome segment GACCGGCGCTCAAGACGAAGCCCAGCGTCGGCGCGTTCTCGTGCTCGGTGACTGCGGGTCGCTCGACCACCTCGGCGTCGACGGCGGCGTTGCCTTTGGCGGCGACGAGCGCGCCTTGCGCTGGCGCGAGCTCGTCCCAGCCAATGCGGCGCTCCTCGCCGGTGCGCAGCTCCAGCCGCTCGCCCACGGCGCCTTCGGGCTTCCACACGCGGATGCCATAGCTGCCGGGCGCGAGGGTGAGCCGCGTGGGCGCGCCCGGTCCAACTTCGGCGACGACTTGATCGTGGACGACGTCGACCACGAGCGCGCGCTGCAAGCCCTCGGGAAGGATGAGCGCGGCCGTCGGACGATCGCGCAGCTCGGTGAGCACCAGCTCGCCCTGGCCGGAGAGCGCGTAGTCGTAGCGCGGGTGCTGCGGGCCCACGGTGGTCTGCGCGGTGGCGGCGACGGTGCGATCGAACGCGTAGCGATACGCCTCGGAGAGCGTGACCCGGCCATCGCCGCTTGCGTCGGCGGCGCCGCGAAGTCCCGAGACGAAGTGGTGGGTGAAGTAGCTGCCCTGCACCTCGGCGGACTCGAGCGCGTACTCGCTGGAGGCGCTGCTGGTGAGGAACACGGAGCCCTTGGCGTCGAGGTCGTCGGCGAGGTTCACGGCGAAGCCCGGGCCGGCGCTGCCTCCTTTTTCGCCGAGCAGTCCGCCCGACTGGCAGGCGTCGACGATGGCGATGCGGACCTCCGCGCCGGTCGCAGCGAGCGCGCGCTTCAGGTCGCCGAACGCCAGGCGATCGTGACCGAGCTCGAGCGCGGCGCCGTCGGAGTGGCCGGAGAAGTAGAAGATGAGCACCACGCGCATGAGCGGGAGCCGGTGCAGCTCGCTCACGCGCGCGCCCAGCATCGTGAGCGCGCGGTCGACTTCCTGGGCGCCCTGGCCTTGAAGCAGCATCAAGTCGTCGGGCTGGACGCCGCCGAGCTCGCTGAGCACGCGCGCGAACTTGGCGGCGTCGCTCTGGGCGTAGCGCAGCGGCTTGACGCCAACGTTGCCGACGTCGTTGCCGACCACGAGCGCGAGGCGTCGCGTCTCCGCGCGCGCATGGGACGCGACGAGCATCGACGCCACGGCCAGCACGGCGAGCGCGCTTCGCATGCGGCCATTGTGGGCGAAGTGTCGAGGAGGGTCCATGTGGCCACCCGCAGGGACAACCGAGCGTGGGTGGATGGGAAGTCTTTTTTCGTTCGGAGCGACCGACGACGCAGACGGGAGGTTGTCGAATTTTTGTGCTGATATGCAAGGACAAGCTCCAGGTCCTGTGCTTCCATATCAATACAAATTCGGAGGTCGCGTGGGGAGAGGCACCAAGGCGAGCGGGGCGTTGGTCGAGAAGGAGCTGCGAAAGCTCGGAGCGAACCTGAAGCTGGCGCGGACGCGGAGAGCGGTCTCGCTTCGGGACATGGCCGATCGGATGCGCGTGAGCGTCGACACGGTTGTCCGGATGGAGAGCGGCGATCCGAAGGTGGGCATCGGGATCGTGGCGACGGCGCTGTCCGAGTTGGGTTTGGACGGCGGCCTGAAGAAGTTGGCGGATCCGGGCGAGGACCTCGAGGGTGCGGTCATCGAGCGGAGCCAGCTGCCGCGCAGGGTACGGAAGGCTTGGTCCGATCGGAGGTAGCCCCAGCCACCCCTCCAAAGCCAAACGAGGCGGTGTGCGGTTCGCGGCCTCGCGGGAGGAGCCGCGGTGTCGAGGCCGCAAATCTTCGAGCGTCCCGAACGCAAGACGCCCGCCCGGGGAGAGCCGGAGCGGGCGCGCGGTTCAAGGGAGCAAACTCGACCCAACTACTCCTTGGACTCGGGCTCCTCGGACTGCTCCTTCTTCGGCTCGGTGGCGATGTCGAAGTAGCCCTTGTAGTCGAACTTGATGCTCTTATCTTCGAAGGAGCCGTTGGTCTTCTTGTCGGTGACGAGCCACTTCCCGTCCTTCTTGCCGAGCAGGTAGCTGGTGGGCTCGGCGTCGGCGTCTTCGCCCTTCTCCTGGACGCGGTAGTTCTTGGCCTTCACGTCGAAGCTGATGGTGCCGTACATGTGCTTCGCCGAGCCGTCGATGGTGTAGCTCTTCAGGTAGAAGTCGTCCTTGGCCCAGTACTGGGGCGCCATCTCGTGCTGCTCCTTGCCTAGGCGCTTCTTGATCCCCGCGATGAGCTCGAGGGTCTTGGGGTGGACGTCCTTCTTGGCCGGGTCCCACTTCTTCTTCACGAGCAGGTCCAGGTAGTCGGTGAGGACCTTCTTGGCCGCGGCGGTGTCGGCGTCGTCGGAGGACGCAGCGGCCGCGGGCTTGTCGTCGCCGGTCGAGGCGGGGCCGTTGCTGCCCGGCTCCTCCGCGAACGCGGGCACGGCCGCGAAGACGACCGAAGCAAGAATGAGATGACGCATGCACGACCTCCAGCCAGGCCAGCGCGAACTTGCGCAGCGACTGGGCTTCTAGCAACCGGCCGGGGCTCAAGGCAACGCGGGCGCTCGGCAGGCAGCACCCGTGGCGACGCGCCAGGCTCCTGCAGGCTCGAAACGCGAACGTCGCTCGGGTCAGTGGCTGGTCGCTGGTGGCTGGTCGCTGGTTCAGCGAGCGACGGAGTCGGGCGCGGCCGGGAATGGCCGCGCCCCTCGCGGGTTGGCGCGGTTCAGGGGGCATCTTTGGGCGCGTTTGTCAGGTTGAGCCCAGGCGACGCGGCGACTAAGGTGCGGCGTCCTTTTCCCGTACGAGCCTCATGAGCCAACCGACCCAGCCCTCTCCGCCCACGGACCCGAGCGATCTCTCCAAGGAAGAGGAGATCTTCCAGGTTCGCCTGCAGAAGGCCGAGGAGCTCAAGAAGCGCGGCATCAACCCGTACGGGAATGGGTACAACCCCAAGAACACCTGCGGGCAGATCAACGCGGCCCACGCCAATGACGACGCAGCGGCGCTCGAGCAGAAGGCGCTCAGCTACGACATCGCCGGCCGCGTGATGGCCTACAAGACGTTTGGCAAGCTCGTCTTCCTGAAGTTGCGCGACCGCTCCGGCGAGCTTCAGGCGATGCTTCGTAAGAACGTCGTCGGCGATGAGGGCTGGGACGTCCTCACCAAGTTCACCGACATCGGCGACGTCGTCGCCGTCTCCGGCAAGTGCATTCGCACCAAGACCGGCGAGCTCTCCATCGACTCCGAGAAGTTCACCTTCCTCACCAAGAGCCTGCGCCCGCTGCCCGAGAAGTGGCACGGCCTCTCGGACATCGAGACCCGCCACCGCCAGCGCTACGTGGACCTGATCTCCTCGTATCCGCAGGTGCGCGACATCTTCCGCGTGCGCACCCAGGTGGTGCGCGGCATCCAGAAGTTCCTCGACGCGCGCGACTTCATCGAGGTGGAGACGCCCATCCTCCACAAGCCCGAGGAGGCCGGCGGCGCCGCGGCCAAGCCGTTCGCCACGCACCACAACGCGCTCAGCCTCGACTTGAAGCTGCGCATCGCCACCGAGCTGCACTTGAAGCGGCTCGTCGTCGGCGGGATGGATCGCGTCTACGAGATCGGCCGCATCTTCCGCAACGAGGGCATCGACCGGAAGCACAACCCCGAGTTCACCTCGGTCGAGTTCTACTGCGCGTACGCGACCTACGAAGACCTCATCTCGCTCACCGAGGAGATGATCGTCTCCCTCGCCGACGAGATCTTGAAGAAGCGCGAGCTCACCTTCCAGGGCCAGACCATCTCGCTCGAGCGGCCGTTCCCGCGCGTGTCGATGGTGCAGAGCGTGGCCGCGGAATTGAAGGAGCAGGGCCACCTCGACGTCGGCGACTTCGCCAAGATGAACGCCGAGCACGCGACCACCCTGCGCGCGCTGGCCACCTACTGCCAGATGTCGGGCTCGGAGAAGGCCATGGCCGTGGCGCGCGCCTGGAGCGCCGACGCCAAGGGCCACGGCGCCATCGAGGTCCCCAAGGCCGGCGGCAAGGAGGTCGACTCGGTGGGCGAGGCCATCGCCGTGCTCTTCGAGCACCTGGTCGAGCCCAAGCTGCCCAAGGACAAGCCGGCCTTCGTGACCGACTTCCCCTTCGAGGTCTCGCCGCTCGCGCGCCGCCGCGACGCCGAGCCCCGCCTCACCGATCGCTTCGAGCTCTTCATGGCGGGCATGGAGGTGGCCAACGCCTTCAGCGAGCTCAACGATCCCCTCGACCAGCGCCAGCGCTTCGAGAAGCAGGTGGAGCGCCAGAAGAAGGGCGACCAGGAAGCGATGCCCTACGACCACGACTACGTGCGCGCGCTCGAGTTCGGCATGCCGCCCACCGCGGGTGAAGGCATCGGCATCGACCGCCTGGTGATGCTCTTCACCGACCAGCCGAACATCCGCGAGGTCATCCTCTTTCCGCTGCTCAAGCCGCTCACGTGAGCGATCCGGTGTCCATGTCCGACTCCAGCTCCAGCGCCGCAGAGACCGCGCCGGTCGCGCCTGGGCACGCCATGCTCCCGGCCGACGCCGTCTCGCACGGCAAGCCGCGCGGCGTGTTCTCCGTCTGGGCGCTGCTGCTCGCGCTCGCGACCATGGCCCTGGGCTACTGGGTGCTGCTCGGCGGCGAGGCGCTCGTCGCCCGCTTCGGGCTCGCGCCGGAGCGGGCGCTGGCCATCTCCGGTGCGCTGTCGGCGGTGGTGCTGCTCCTCGGAGGCGGCGCGGCGGCGGCGGTGGCCCGGCGCATCGGCCTCCTCGAGCTGACGCTCGGCTGGCTGGTCGTCACCATCCCGCTGGTGGCGTTCCTGTCGTTCGCGATGTTGGGTCCCGCGGAGTGGGCGCGCTTCGTGCCGCCGGACCTGCTCTACCTCTCGTCGCTGCTCGACAACCCCGTCACCGGGCTCCTGCTCGGCGCGCACGCGGTGTACCTGGTGGCGCTGCTGGGCGCGACGCTGGGCTACGTCTCGTTCGGCGGCGGCTCGCTGGACCTGCACTTCTCCTTCGAAGCGCACGTGGCCAGCCAGCACCTGCGGCTCTCGCCGCAGAAGGTGGTGCTCGTCTTTGCGCTGGGCATCGTCTCGCCGCTCTTGCTCCTGCTCTGGCCGCTGACGCTCATCTCGCTCACGCTCGCGTATGCAGTGATGAGCTCGCAGACGCGCCGGCGCGTGCTCGAGCAGCTCATGCCGTACATCGCCATCCTCGGCGTGAGCATCGGCGTGTGCGCGCTGGTGACGGTGCTCTCCGTGATGAGCGGCTTCGAGGTGGATCTGAAGAAGAAGATCCTCGGGGCCAACGCGCACGCGGTGGTGATGAAGTACGGCACCGACTTCTCCGAGTACCGCGAGGTCGCCGAGAAGGTGCGCGGCGTGCGCGGGGTGAAGGGCGTGTCGCCGTTCGCGCTGAACGAGGTGATGCTCACCTCGGAGCAGAACCTCCAGGGCGCGCTCATCAAGGGCATCGACCCGAGCACCGTGGGCCAGGTCACCGACCTGCCCGCGAACATCGCCGACACCAAGAACGGCGGTCAGGGCAAGCTCGAGTGGCTCGACCACCCCGACCAGATCCCGGTGATCACCCCCGGCGAAGGCAACGTGCGAAAGGTGCAGGAGGAGCTCGAGAAGGCCGCGGGGACCAGCGCCGGCGGGCCGCAGCACCCCGCGCCGAAGCCGGACGCCTCGCCGGAGAACGTGCCCACGCCGGTGATGCCCACGGTGCCCGGGATCGTGCTCGGCACCGAGCTCGCCAAGAGCCTGCGCGTGTTCGTGGGTGATCGCGTGAACGTGGTCTCGCCGCTGGGTGGCGAGCTCGGCCCGCAGGGACCGATGCCCAAGAGCCGGCCCTTCCGCGTGGCGGCCATCTTCTACTCGGGCATGTACGAGTACGATTCGAAGTTCGCGTACATCGGCCTGGACAGCGCCCAGAAGTTCTTCGGCATGGGCGACACGGTGCAAGGCCTGGAGATCCGCGTCGACGACATCGACAACACCCGCGTCATCAACCGCGGCATCTTGAAGACGCTCGGCGGCTACCCCTTCCGCACCAAGGACTGGGGCGAGATGAACCACAACCTCTTCTCCGCGCTGCGATTGGAGAAGCTGGCCATGGCCATCATGCTCACGTTCATCGTGCTGGTGGCCTGCATCAACATCCTCAGCACGCTCGTGGTCTTCGCCCTCCAGAAGGCGAAGGAGGTGGCCATCCTCAAGTCGATGGGCGCGCGCGACACCGGCATCATGAAGATCTTCGTGCTCGAGGGCCTGATCATCGGCTCCATCGGCACGGTGCTGGGCCTCATCCAGGGCTACGGCTGCTGCCAGTTCGTGGAGAAGTTCGGCATCCGGATGGATCCGCAGGTCTATTACATCTCCAAGCTGCCGGTGCGCATGGACGGCCTGCAGTTCCTGGTGGTGGCGGTGATCGCGCTGGTGCTCGCCTACCTGGCCACCATCTTCCCGGCGCTGAACGCGAGCCGGCTGCGCCCGGTGGAAGGGCTCAAGACCGAGTAGCCATGGCCAACCTCGTCGACATCGCTGGGCTCACCAAGGACTACTTCCTCGAGGGGAGGCGCATCCCCGTGCTGCGCGGCGTGGACCTCAACATCGCCGAGGGCGAGATGCTCTCGCTGGTGGGTCCGAGCGGCGTGGGCAAGAGCACGTTCCTCCAGGTGCTGGGCACGCTCGACGAGCCGACCACGGGCACCGTGCACTTCCAGGGCGTGGACGTCTTCTCGCTCACCGACAACGCGCTCGCCGACTTCCGCAACAAGAGCATCGGCTTCGTCTTTCAATCGCATTATTTGTTACCCGAGTTCTCCGCGAAGCAGAACGCCATGATGCCCACGCTGATCCACCGCATGGATTCGCGCGAGGCGGAGTCGCGGGCGGTGGAGCTCTTGCAGATGGTGGGGCTGGGGCACCGGCTGGATCACAAGCCGGGCGAGCTCTCGGGCGGCGAGCAGCAGCGCGTGGCCCTGGCGCGCGCGCTGGTGATGCACCCGCGGCTGCTCCTCGCCGACGAGCCCACCGGCAACCTCGATCCGGAGACGGGCGAGGGCATCCACCGGCTGCTGAGCGACCTGAACCAGCGGCTGGGCATCACCTGCCTGGTGGTCACGCACAACGCAGAGCTGGCGCGCAACATGCGGCGGCAGCTGCGGCTCCGCGAGGGACGGCTGGTGGAGGAGTCGCGCGCCAACTAGCGCGCGACGGCCTTCCTGGAAACCACCGGGCCCAGTCGCCGAGACACGCTCGCGCTGCTGGGACTCACGCTCGTCGCGCTGGGGCTGCGGCTCTGGGGCATCCGCTTCGGCCTTCCGGGCGCGCTGGCCCGACCCGACGAAGAGCAGATCCTCGGGGCGGCGCTGCACGCGGTGCAGACCGGAAATCCGGGCTACTTCTACTACCCGTCGCTGATGCTCTATCTCGACGGCGGGCTGATGCGCCTCGGCTGGGGCGCGGCGCTCGACTGCACCGCGGCGCTGCACCCGGACCAGCTCTTCTTCGTGATGCGCGTGATCTCGGCGATTGCGGGCGCGCTCTGGGTTCCCGCGGCCGCGCTGCTCGCGTACCGCGCATCGCCCACTCCGTCGCGGCGGCGGGCGATGGTTGCCACGGCGATCCTCGCGGCGCTCGCGTACCTGCCCGCGCGCGAGGCGCACTTCGGCACCATCGACTCGGCGCTGCTCCTCGCGCTCACGGTTGCGCTGCATCGGATCCAGGTGTTGATCGAGCAGCCGTCGCGGCGCGCGTACCTGCTCGCGGGCGCGGCGTGGGGGCTGGCGACCTCGGTGAAGTACAACGCGCTCGGGCTCGCGGTGCCGGTGCTGGTCGCGCACTGGCTCGTTTGGAAGCGCGGAGCGGCCAAGCTCGTCGACGCGCGCGTGCTTGGCCTCGCGCTCGCGGCGCTCGTCGCGTTCGTGGGCACGTCGCCGTTTCTGGTGCTCTCGTGGCGCGACGCGCTCGCCCAATTTCTCACCGACCTGCGCGTGCTGCACGACGGCTACCCCGGCTTCGAGCAGGGCACGGCGCTCGGCTTCTACGGCACGTTCGCGCTGCCGGTGGGGCTCGGTTTGCCGATGTGCATCGCGGCGATCGTTGGACTGGGCGTGCTCGTCCGGCGTCCACAGGCGTGGCCGCTGCTGGCTTTCGGGATCGCGTCGGCGCTGAGCATCGCCACCGGGAAGTACACGCTGGTGCGCTACGCGCTGGTGGTGGTGCCGACGCTGATTGTCTGCGCGGGTTGGGCGCTCGCGTCGATCCCGCGCGCGCGGGTGCCGCTCGTGGCGATGCTCGCTGTCCTCGTGGCGCTGCCGTCGCTCTGGCGATTGATCGCGCTCGATCGCGCGCTGTCGCTGGAGGACACGCGCTCCGCCGCGGCTGCATGGATGTCCGCGCACGCTTCGAGTGGCGCGAGCGTCGTCGAGGATGGTTACTTCGGCGCGCCCGTGCTGCCGATGGATCGGTCTGGGCTCACCTGTCCCGAGAGCGGGCCGCGGTTCCGGGCGAGCGCGGTGCATCGCTACGAGTCGATGTCCGTCCAGCAGGATCTGGTCAACGCCGCGTACGCGAACCCGCCGGACTACGTCGTCGAGCGCGAAGGGCTGCTCAAGTGGTACGGCCGGCGGGGCGCGTGGGTTCCCGGTCTCGTCGAAGGTCGCTACGAGCTGGCGCAGGCGTGGCCGGTGTCGCTGCGCGAGCCCGCGCGCTTCGACGAGCTCGACGCCTTCTACTTACCCTTCGACGCGCCGCTCGCTCAGACGCAGCCCGGGCCGTCGATCCAGATCTGGAAGCGGCGCTAGAGAGATTCAAAACCCCGCCGGTGACCCAGCCGGCGCAGCCGGCGAGCCTGGGGGCAGGGTTTTGAAGCGGGTTCGGACGACTACTGCGTCAGGTAGAAGATGCCCAGGCACATCTCATCGTTGGTGCCTTCGCCCCAGTTCAGGTTCTGCGGCACCTGGCGCACGCCGTTGGCGTCCTTGGGCTGGTTGGAGGACGAGTTGTCCCAGTGGCAGTCGATCTCCAGCTGGTCGCCGGGGTTCAGCGTCTCGGGCTGCTGGAGCTGGTATCCGCCCTGCCAGGCAAAGCTGTAGTTGGGGACGTCGAGCAGGCAGGTCTCGCCGCCGTCGTTGGCGCGCTCGATGGCCAGGTGCTCGCGCTTGCCGCGCAGGTGCATGTGCGCGCCCGCCGCCCAGATGCGGAACGGCTTGTTCGCGGGGATGACGTTGTTGGTGAATTGGTCGATGTACGGCGTGGGGTCGATGGCGTACTGCGCGCCCGCGTCGGGGTCGCCCGCGGCGATGGGCATGTTGCCGTAGAGCCAGCGGAGGTCCACGAAGGGCAGCACCGCGGCCGGGTACTGCACCGAGTCGGCGAGCTCGAGGTCGAGCGTGGTCAGGTCGCTCTCGCCCGGGCCGTTGAGCACGTTGTAGTGCATCTGCAGGATGATCTTGCTCCCCGGCTGCACCTCGATGCCGGTGTCGGGCGCGAACTCGCCGCCGGTCACGCCCGGGGCCCAGGCGCCGAGCCAGTTCGCGGAGTCGTCCGCGCCGCCGCCGCCGAAGCAGGTGTAGCCCGGCACGCCGCCGTCGGTGTTCTCCAGCGCCACGTACTTCGACACATCCCCCGGCGCGGCCACGTAGGCGATCACGTGGTGGACGATCTTCGCGTTGCCCGGCGTGACCGAGAGCCCGGTGACGTACTTGGTGGTCGTCTCCGGCCAGTCGAGCACGAAGCAGTGGTAGTCGTCGGGCGAGAGCGAGGGCGTGTAGGCCACGGGCATGGTGAGCTGCGCGTCGACGTGCGGCAACACCGGCCCCGCATCCGGCGCCTGGATCGGCCCCTGCGCCGGCCCGCCTTCTTGCGCGCCGGTGGTGGCCCACATCACCAGGGTGTTGATCTCGTCGTCGCTG includes the following:
- a CDS encoding monooxygenase, which produces MARITLAALASLGLLACSGASPSSSGSTGSTGGGTTGGDAGATVTFWKDVAPIVQQHCVSCHQPGNIAPFSMQTYADTANEAAFIGITVQASQAPLYGYTQMPPWPPSDACNSYKHGRELSDDEINTLVMWATTGAQEGGPAQGPIQAPDAGPVLPHVDAQLTMPVAYTPSLSPDDYHCFVLDWPETTTKYVTGLSVTPGNAKIVHHVIAYVAAPGDVSKYVALENTDGGVPGYTCFGGGGADDSANWLGAWAPGVTGGEFAPDTGIEVQPGSKIILQMHYNVLNGPGESDLTTLDLELADSVQYPAAVLPFVDLRWLYGNMPIAAGDPDAGAQYAIDPTPYIDQFTNNVIPANKPFRIWAAGAHMHLRGKREHLAIERANDGGETCLLDVPNYSFAWQGGYQLQQPETLNPGDQLEIDCHWDNSSSNQPKDANGVRQVPQNLNWGEGTNDEMCLGIFYLTQ
- a CDS encoding ABC transporter permease; the encoded protein is MSDSSSSAAETAPVAPGHAMLPADAVSHGKPRGVFSVWALLLALATMALGYWVLLGGEALVARFGLAPERALAISGALSAVVLLLGGGAAAAVARRIGLLELTLGWLVVTIPLVAFLSFAMLGPAEWARFVPPDLLYLSSLLDNPVTGLLLGAHAVYLVALLGATLGYVSFGGGSLDLHFSFEAHVASQHLRLSPQKVVLVFALGIVSPLLLLLWPLTLISLTLAYAVMSSQTRRRVLEQLMPYIAILGVSIGVCALVTVLSVMSGFEVDLKKKILGANAHAVVMKYGTDFSEYREVAEKVRGVRGVKGVSPFALNEVMLTSEQNLQGALIKGIDPSTVGQVTDLPANIADTKNGGQGKLEWLDHPDQIPVITPGEGNVRKVQEELEKAAGTSAGGPQHPAPKPDASPENVPTPVMPTVPGIVLGTELAKSLRVFVGDRVNVVSPLGGELGPQGPMPKSRPFRVAAIFYSGMYEYDSKFAYIGLDSAQKFFGMGDTVQGLEIRVDDIDNTRVINRGILKTLGGYPFRTKDWGEMNHNLFSALRLEKLAMAIMLTFIVLVACINILSTLVVFALQKAKEVAILKSMGARDTGIMKIFVLEGLIIGSIGTVLGLIQGYGCCQFVEKFGIRMDPQVYYISKLPVRMDGLQFLVVAVIALVLAYLATIFPALNASRLRPVEGLKTE
- a CDS encoding helix-turn-helix domain-containing protein, which codes for MQGQAPGPVLPYQYKFGGRVGRGTKASGALVEKELRKLGANLKLARTRRAVSLRDMADRMRVSVDTVVRMESGDPKVGIGIVATALSELGLDGGLKKLADPGEDLEGAVIERSQLPRRVRKAWSDRR
- a CDS encoding lysine--tRNA ligase, which encodes MSQPTQPSPPTDPSDLSKEEEIFQVRLQKAEELKKRGINPYGNGYNPKNTCGQINAAHANDDAAALEQKALSYDIAGRVMAYKTFGKLVFLKLRDRSGELQAMLRKNVVGDEGWDVLTKFTDIGDVVAVSGKCIRTKTGELSIDSEKFTFLTKSLRPLPEKWHGLSDIETRHRQRYVDLISSYPQVRDIFRVRTQVVRGIQKFLDARDFIEVETPILHKPEEAGGAAAKPFATHHNALSLDLKLRIATELHLKRLVVGGMDRVYEIGRIFRNEGIDRKHNPEFTSVEFYCAYATYEDLISLTEEMIVSLADEILKKRELTFQGQTISLERPFPRVSMVQSVAAELKEQGHLDVGDFAKMNAEHATTLRALATYCQMSGSEKAMAVARAWSADAKGHGAIEVPKAGGKEVDSVGEAIAVLFEHLVEPKLPKDKPAFVTDFPFEVSPLARRRDAEPRLTDRFELFMAGMEVANAFSELNDPLDQRQRFEKQVERQKKGDQEAMPYDHDYVRALEFGMPPTAGEGIGIDRLVMLFTDQPNIREVILFPLLKPLT
- a CDS encoding ABC transporter ATP-binding protein, whose product is MANLVDIAGLTKDYFLEGRRIPVLRGVDLNIAEGEMLSLVGPSGVGKSTFLQVLGTLDEPTTGTVHFQGVDVFSLTDNALADFRNKSIGFVFQSHYLLPEFSAKQNAMMPTLIHRMDSREAESRAVELLQMVGLGHRLDHKPGELSGGEQQRVALARALVMHPRLLLADEPTGNLDPETGEGIHRLLSDLNQRLGITCLVVTHNAELARNMRRQLRLREGRLVEESRAN
- a CDS encoding caspase family protein gives rise to the protein MRSALAVLAVASMLVASHARAETRRLALVVGNDVGNVGVKPLRYAQSDAAKFARVLSELGGVQPDDLMLLQGQGAQEVDRALTMLGARVSELHRLPLMRVVLIFYFSGHSDGAALELGHDRLAFGDLKRALAATGAEVRIAIVDACQSGGLLGEKGGSAGPGFAVNLADDLDAKGSVFLTSSASSEYALESAEVQGSYFTHHFVSGLRGAADASGDGRVTLSEAYRYAFDRTVAATAQTTVGPQHPRYDYALSGQGELVLTELRDRPTAALILPEGLQRALVVDVVHDQVVAEVGPGAPTRLTLAPGSYGIRVWKPEGAVGERLELRTGEERRIGWDELAPAQGALVAAKGNAAVDAEVVERPAVTEHENAPTLGFVLSAGLARGFESNSGNLVALRLGIENPHPSGIGLVAESRFGNESAARETDVAVHLQLRLGAEASRARLFVALEAGPGFIVGRRDASTFAGPVLELGPRVGVRFALSHRLFLTADLEVYGGASYYLHAAQVSWLPAGQLGLEWDAL
- a CDS encoding glycosyltransferase family 39 protein, which encodes MQTGNPGYFYYPSLMLYLDGGLMRLGWGAALDCTAALHPDQLFFVMRVISAIAGALWVPAAALLAYRASPTPSRRRAMVATAILAALAYLPAREAHFGTIDSALLLALTVALHRIQVLIEQPSRRAYLLAGAAWGLATSVKYNALGLAVPVLVAHWLVWKRGAAKLVDARVLGLALAALVAFVGTSPFLVLSWRDALAQFLTDLRVLHDGYPGFEQGTALGFYGTFALPVGLGLPMCIAAIVGLGVLVRRPQAWPLLAFGIASALSIATGKYTLVRYALVVVPTLIVCAGWALASIPRARVPLVAMLAVLVALPSLWRLIALDRALSLEDTRSAAAAWMSAHASSGASVVEDGYFGAPVLPMDRSGLTCPESGPRFRASAVHRYESMSVQQDLVNAAYANPPDYVVEREGLLKWYGRRGAWVPGLVEGRYELAQAWPVSLREPARFDELDAFYLPFDAPLAQTQPGPSIQIWKRR